In one window of uncultured Acetobacteroides sp. DNA:
- a CDS encoding ATP-dependent 6-phosphofructokinase codes for MKRVMVVTGGGDCPGLNAVIRAIVKRAAQEKDWEVVGCIQAYDGILKEPTEIKVLDEKSVAGIHVQGGTIIGTTNKGGPFAWPVKNSDGTYSFIDRSDEMIRKIQYLGIDAVISIGGDGSQKISQLLFEKGLNVVGVPKTIDNDLSATDYTFGFQTAVQIASEGIDRLVTTAASHNRVLIMEVMGRNAGWIALHAAIAGGADVCLIPEIPYDINKVAEKINARYNKGRGFAIVVVAEGAMPKDGTLVFEKPDEVGYENLRLGGVASKLMKELKASGVDADMRETVLGHLQRGGSPVAYDRILATQFGVKAFELVLEGKFGEMVAYRHPDIIGVPFLEAIDRPNFVQPDSALVSAGKGIGISFGD; via the coding sequence ATGAAGAGAGTTATGGTTGTAACCGGGGGAGGCGACTGCCCTGGTTTAAATGCAGTAATCCGGGCCATCGTAAAGAGAGCAGCTCAAGAAAAAGATTGGGAAGTAGTAGGCTGCATTCAGGCATACGACGGGATTCTTAAGGAACCTACCGAAATCAAGGTACTTGACGAAAAATCAGTTGCCGGAATCCACGTACAAGGTGGAACAATTATTGGCACAACAAATAAAGGAGGCCCCTTCGCTTGGCCAGTTAAAAATTCGGATGGAACCTATTCTTTTATAGACCGCTCAGACGAGATGATTCGTAAGATTCAGTACCTCGGCATCGATGCGGTTATCTCTATTGGAGGAGACGGATCTCAAAAAATCTCTCAGCTCCTTTTCGAAAAAGGTCTTAATGTTGTTGGGGTTCCAAAAACAATAGATAACGATCTATCGGCTACCGACTACACCTTCGGTTTTCAAACTGCAGTTCAAATTGCTTCGGAAGGTATCGACCGTTTGGTAACCACCGCAGCGTCGCACAACCGCGTGCTTATTATGGAAGTAATGGGACGTAATGCTGGTTGGATTGCACTTCATGCAGCAATAGCAGGTGGCGCCGATGTTTGCCTTATCCCAGAGATTCCTTACGACATCAATAAGGTTGCAGAAAAAATCAATGCTCGTTACAACAAAGGAAGAGGTTTTGCCATCGTAGTTGTTGCAGAGGGAGCAATGCCTAAAGACGGTACGCTGGTATTCGAAAAACCTGATGAAGTTGGCTACGAAAACCTTCGACTTGGCGGTGTTGCTTCGAAACTAATGAAGGAACTTAAAGCATCAGGCGTTGATGCAGACATGCGTGAGACTGTTCTAGGACACCTTCAACGTGGTGGTTCGCCGGTTGCTTACGACCGTATTCTTGCAACTCAGTTTGGCGTTAAAGCTTTTGAACTAGTTCTTGAAGGCAAGTTTGGCGAAATGGTTGCTTACCGTCATCCAGACATCATCGGTGTTCCATTCCTTGAGGCTATCGACCGTCCAAACTTCGTTCAGCCAGATAGCGCTCTCGTATCGGCAGGTAAAGGTATCGGAATTTCTTTCGGAGACTAA
- a CDS encoding energy transducer TonB, which produces MLVIASILLAAGLPTLIDKARQNFQQENVEVANISKIKLEMDDIPDMPEEPIAAEDVPNSEEKPAVKESKLDMTGSITIEADGKKTDAGSESEEAEEDDSTWKKDDSKSFSEKKEEETDDNTVLLSPEEMPKFDGKDALSAFREFVVKNLKYPENLEILRIEGTVYIQFIVERSGKLSNIRILRGVHPIIDNEVVRIIKSSPVWTPGKQQGKLVRVAYTFPIVFQMD; this is translated from the coding sequence ATGCTTGTAATCGCATCTATTTTGCTGGCTGCCGGATTGCCTACCCTCATAGACAAGGCTCGCCAAAATTTCCAACAGGAAAATGTTGAAGTTGCTAACATCTCGAAGATTAAGCTAGAGATGGATGATATTCCCGACATGCCAGAAGAGCCAATAGCCGCAGAGGATGTCCCCAATTCGGAGGAAAAACCGGCTGTAAAGGAGTCTAAGCTGGATATGACCGGTAGCATAACCATAGAAGCCGATGGTAAAAAAACGGATGCAGGTTCCGAGTCGGAGGAGGCTGAAGAGGACGATTCTACATGGAAAAAGGATGATTCAAAATCATTTTCCGAAAAGAAGGAAGAGGAAACCGACGACAATACGGTGCTGCTTTCTCCTGAGGAGATGCCTAAGTTTGATGGGAAGGATGCCTTGTCGGCTTTTAGGGAGTTTGTTGTTAAGAACCTTAAGTATCCTGAGAATCTGGAAATCCTTCGTATTGAAGGAACCGTGTATATTCAATTTATTGTAGAACGTTCGGGGAAGTTGTCTAATATACGGATTCTTCGTGGGGTGCATCCCATTATTGATAATGAGGTTGTGCGAATCATCAAAAGCTCACCCGTTTGGACTCCCGGTAAGCAGCAGGGAAAACTTGTTCGTGTTGCCTATACTTTTCCAATTGTATTTCAAATGGACTAA